The following are encoded in a window of Thalassotalea insulae genomic DNA:
- the fliQ gene encoding flagellar biosynthesis protein FliQ, with product MSPEVFVDILRDALFLVIVLVSAVIVPSLIVGLIVAVFQAATSINEQTLSFLPRLIVTLLALIFGGHWLVQKLMDYSFRLIASIPSVIS from the coding sequence ATGAGTCCAGAAGTCTTTGTTGATATTTTGCGTGATGCGTTATTTCTGGTCATTGTATTGGTTAGTGCTGTTATTGTGCCCAGTTTGATTGTTGGTTTAATTGTCGCGGTATTTCAGGCGGCAACATCGATTAATGAACAAACCTTAAGTTTCCTACCACGATTAATCGTCACCCTATTAGCGTTGATTTTCGGTGGACACTGGTTAGTGCAAAAGTTAATGGATTATTCTTTTCGCTTGATTGCCAGTATTCCCAGCGTTATTAGTTAA
- the fliP gene encoding flagellar type III secretion system pore protein FliP (The bacterial flagellar biogenesis protein FliP forms a type III secretion system (T3SS)-type pore required for flagellar assembly.), producing the protein MAFTGGVYAADDLSMSALKLTTNPDGSQEYSITLQILIFMTALSFIPAAVIMMTSFTRIVVVMAILRQAFGLQQTPSNQVIIGLTLFMTLFIMTPVYNKINESAIQPYLAEQLTSVQAIDKAKVPLRAFMLEQTRLKDLDTLAQMAGITEVDKPTDLPMTVIIPAFVISELKTAFQIGFMLFIPFLIIDLVVASILMAMGMMMLSPMIVSLPFKLMLFVLIDGWNLVIGTIATSYGMGGP; encoded by the coding sequence ATGGCTTTTACCGGTGGTGTGTATGCGGCAGATGATTTGTCAATGTCGGCATTAAAGCTGACTACTAATCCAGATGGCTCGCAAGAGTATTCGATTACGCTGCAAATTCTGATCTTTATGACGGCGCTGAGCTTTATTCCTGCCGCCGTGATCATGATGACATCTTTTACCCGAATCGTTGTCGTGATGGCCATATTAAGGCAGGCGTTTGGCTTGCAACAAACTCCATCAAATCAGGTGATCATTGGTCTGACGTTATTTATGACCTTGTTCATTATGACGCCGGTCTATAACAAGATAAATGAGAGTGCGATTCAGCCTTATCTGGCAGAACAATTAACCTCAGTGCAGGCAATTGATAAAGCTAAAGTACCGCTGAGAGCCTTTATGCTTGAACAAACCCGATTGAAAGATTTAGACACCTTAGCGCAAATGGCAGGTATTACCGAAGTGGATAAGCCAACGGATCTGCCAATGACAGTGATCATTCCGGCATTTGTTATCAGTGAACTGAAAACAGCATTTCAAATTGGTTTTATGCTATTTATCCCGTTTTTGATCATTGATTTAGTGGTTGCCAGTATCTTGATGGCGATGGGGATGATGATGTTATCGCCAATGATAGTTTCTTTGCCATTTAAGTTAATGCTATTTGTCTTGATCGATGGGTGGAATCTTGTTATCGGCACCATTGCTACTAGCTATGGTATGGGAGGTCCCTGA
- the fliO gene encoding flagellar biosynthetic protein FliO, with translation MTLRNLVLLIVTFFSCVSLGQEETVQVGKHANVNLDAMSMIMSLLMVLVLIIVSAWLLKKFNLTNHSVAGMKVIASLPLGTKEKLVVVQVGEQQLLLAVSQQQVSLIKTLEQPLDIAMPVTQEFNQTVSRFFNKSRQDK, from the coding sequence ATGACTTTGCGAAATTTAGTACTGCTTATTGTGACTTTTTTTTCTTGCGTTAGCCTCGGGCAGGAAGAAACTGTGCAAGTGGGTAAGCATGCGAATGTCAATTTAGATGCCATGAGTATGATCATGTCATTGTTAATGGTGTTGGTGCTGATCATTGTTAGTGCTTGGCTGTTAAAAAAGTTTAACTTAACCAATCATTCAGTCGCTGGCATGAAAGTAATTGCTAGCTTACCGTTAGGGACGAAAGAAAAATTAGTTGTAGTGCAAGTGGGAGAACAGCAGTTGTTATTAGCTGTCAGTCAGCAGCAAGTATCGTTAATTAAAACGCTGGAGCAGCCCCTTGATATTGCGATGCCTGTCACTCAGGAATTTAATCAAACCGTTAGTCGTTTTTTTAATAAGTCACGCCAAGATAAATAG
- the fliN gene encoding flagellar motor switch protein FliN, with the protein MSDENEDLSMWDEAMDEQADAEAAGDEDSAETVELDELKEEDAPVSGEEQRKLDAILDIPVTISMEVGRSHISIRNLLQLNQGSVVELDRVAGEALDVLVNGTLIAHGEVVVVNDKFGIRLTDVISQVERIKKLK; encoded by the coding sequence ATGAGTGATGAAAATGAAGATTTAAGCATGTGGGATGAGGCAATGGATGAACAAGCCGATGCTGAAGCCGCAGGTGACGAAGATTCGGCCGAAACGGTCGAATTAGATGAGCTTAAAGAAGAGGATGCCCCCGTTAGTGGTGAAGAACAGCGTAAACTGGACGCTATACTAGATATTCCGGTCACTATTTCAATGGAAGTAGGGCGTAGTCATATTAGTATTCGTAACCTGTTACAGTTAAACCAGGGCTCGGTAGTAGAGTTAGACCGTGTTGCCGGTGAAGCGTTAGATGTCTTAGTTAATGGTACCTTAATTGCCCACGGTGAAGTGGTGGTAGTCAATGATAAGTTTGGTATTCGATTAACTGACGTTATCAGTCAGGTTGAACGTATTAAAAAGCTTAAATAA
- the fliM gene encoding flagellar motor switch protein FliM: MSDLLSQDEIDALLHGVDEVEEEEVQEDQVQAEGTSDYDFSSQDRIVRGRMPTLEMVNERFARHMRISLFNMMRRTAEVSINGIQMIKFGEYVHTLFVPTSLNMVRFRPLKGTGLITMEARLVFILVDNFFGGDGRYHAKIEGREFTPTERRIIQMLLKLIFEDYKEAWSPVMDVSFEYLDSEVNPSMANIVSPTEVVVISSFHIELDGGGGDFHVALPYSMLEPIRELLDAGVQSDKEDTDMRWSKALRDEILDVPVELSTKFLEVDLPLSKIMELEAGDIIPIEMPEHITVLIEELPTFRAKLGKSRDNVALQIQEKIKRPESVKNELTILTKGGKRLDSDAELHLLEDDLEY, from the coding sequence GTGAGTGACTTATTATCACAAGACGAAATCGACGCGCTATTACATGGCGTAGATGAAGTTGAAGAAGAAGAAGTACAAGAGGATCAAGTCCAGGCCGAAGGGACGAGTGACTATGACTTTTCCTCGCAAGATCGTATTGTCCGTGGTCGGATGCCGACCCTCGAAATGGTGAATGAACGTTTTGCCCGTCATATGCGTATTAGTTTGTTTAATATGATGCGCCGTACCGCTGAAGTGTCAATCAATGGTATCCAGATGATCAAGTTTGGTGAGTACGTACATACTTTGTTTGTACCGACCAGCTTGAATATGGTGCGTTTCAGACCGTTAAAAGGTACCGGGCTTATTACCATGGAAGCCCGTTTAGTGTTCATCTTAGTCGATAATTTTTTTGGTGGTGATGGCCGCTATCATGCGAAGATTGAAGGGCGTGAATTTACTCCTACCGAACGTCGTATTATTCAAATGTTACTTAAGTTGATCTTTGAAGATTATAAAGAAGCCTGGTCGCCAGTGATGGATGTCTCGTTTGAGTATTTAGATTCAGAAGTGAACCCGTCGATGGCAAACATTGTCAGTCCGACGGAAGTGGTGGTGATCAGTTCGTTCCATATAGAACTGGACGGCGGTGGTGGCGATTTCCACGTTGCCTTACCTTATTCTATGTTAGAACCGATTCGTGAACTGCTTGACGCAGGTGTGCAAAGTGATAAAGAAGACACAGATATGCGCTGGTCTAAAGCATTGCGTGATGAAATTTTAGATGTGCCAGTAGAGCTATCGACGAAATTTTTAGAAGTGGATTTACCCTTATCCAAAATTATGGAATTAGAGGCTGGGGATATTATTCCGATAGAAATGCCGGAACATATCACCGTATTAATTGAAGAACTACCGACCTTTAGAGCAAAACTTGGTAAGAGCCGAGACAATGTTGCGCTGCAAATTCAAGAGAAAATTAAACGTCCAGAGTCAGTGAAAAATGAACTAACTATCCTAACTAAAGGCGGTAAACGTTTAGACAGTGATGCTGAACTGCATCTGCTAGAAGATGATTTAGAGTATTAG
- the fliL gene encoding flagellar basal body-associated protein FliL, whose protein sequence is MADEEKELELDKSGKKKKMIIIIAIVAVLVIGGGAAYFFLAGGEPEIPQAELDAALDSGSGDGATQTAEPTGAKAGTALYVPMPRPFRFNVPGASRDRFVEIRVQLLVRGGDNEEAAKKHVPLIESTLLAVFSQSNADDLATSAGKTSLKQKSLAEVQKIMTDVEGSNIVEQVLFTGFVMQ, encoded by the coding sequence ATGGCTGATGAAGAAAAAGAATTAGAGCTAGATAAATCAGGCAAAAAGAAAAAAATGATTATTATTATCGCAATCGTGGCGGTATTAGTGATTGGTGGTGGTGCGGCATATTTCTTCTTAGCAGGGGGAGAGCCGGAAATTCCACAAGCTGAGCTGGATGCAGCGTTAGATTCCGGGAGCGGTGATGGTGCGACACAAACTGCTGAGCCAACAGGGGCGAAAGCTGGGACAGCGTTATATGTGCCTATGCCTAGGCCTTTTCGGTTTAATGTCCCAGGCGCTTCGCGTGATCGTTTTGTCGAGATCCGTGTGCAATTATTAGTACGCGGTGGTGATAATGAAGAGGCGGCGAAAAAGCATGTACCTCTAATTGAAAGTACCCTGTTAGCTGTGTTTTCACAGTCTAATGCCGATGATTTGGCCACTAGTGCAGGTAAAACATCGTTAAAGCAGAAATCGTTAGCAGAAGTACAAAAAATTATGACGGATGTCGAGGGTAGTAACATAGTAGAGCAAGTGTTATTTACCGGGTTTGTTATGCAATAA
- a CDS encoding flagellar hook-length control protein FliK produces MSQVSVLAIDVVQGVDSIGGNSNKAAGEQSSSADFSQVMSRQQQGKSGNTGDSNGKKSQDLESHVSSVPANASEQVSQDEAKQAGSVADDSDAASKQQTVQQGGKQTNSQDETEIAKDVSQLTEPLDAEGKAKVNDIAQQLLAFIQASDDVNTETTELIRGAGEKMPVSELAISLNNKGKVAFASESEKVTKVTSTANELSDNAEENTKQKESASSEIKKTSIEKNGSTAESVIKNNGEVISKEAAKQNSKSSNAGELEQLVKEGTAAQSTKVAKSISIQQTPPIIKQESENVEQLVRNKELLLSGADGESGIAEVEQKTASSQSANNKQTVNIQGEAVKVAVETPVKSNTDNTVSQESSDSEISAVVTAENNSERKTSASTTQRSTNQTIAANNVMAQQNSQQQTSSEQSSNQFLQQQSGKESNEQLIEQTLNVNKAQATSETSPAMPAKPSVINEPSASHLGQHATVMAEEHMFQHTMAKEHADSISVQSAKTAVQIHNETIAIYRKDFSSAVKDKVMVMINQKIKQLDIRLDPPELGSMQVRLNLQNEQAAVNFVVQNQQAKEAIEQNIHKLREMLSDSGVDVGDTNIEQRQQQGAEQSFAGQQTMEGDHGVEGELHDETMVRSQVNLYKASATGVDYYV; encoded by the coding sequence ATGTCACAGGTTAGTGTTTTAGCTATAGATGTCGTTCAAGGTGTTGATTCTATTGGAGGAAATAGCAACAAAGCGGCTGGCGAACAAAGCAGTTCCGCAGATTTTTCTCAAGTGATGAGTCGACAGCAACAAGGAAAAAGCGGCAATACTGGAGACAGTAACGGCAAAAAAAGTCAGGATCTAGAGTCGCATGTCTCATCAGTACCGGCTAACGCTAGTGAGCAAGTATCACAAGATGAAGCTAAACAGGCAGGGTCTGTGGCTGATGATAGTGATGCAGCCAGTAAACAACAGACAGTGCAGCAAGGCGGCAAACAAACGAATAGCCAAGATGAAACCGAAATAGCTAAAGATGTCAGTCAGTTAACTGAACCTTTGGATGCTGAGGGTAAAGCTAAAGTTAACGATATTGCGCAGCAGTTATTAGCATTTATTCAAGCGTCAGATGATGTTAATACTGAAACCACTGAGCTTATCCGTGGTGCCGGTGAAAAAATGCCGGTTTCTGAGCTGGCTATTTCATTGAATAACAAAGGTAAAGTCGCTTTTGCCAGTGAGAGTGAAAAAGTTACTAAAGTAACTAGTACCGCAAATGAGTTATCAGATAACGCTGAAGAAAATACCAAACAAAAAGAATCAGCATCATCGGAAATTAAAAAAACATCAATAGAAAAAAATGGCTCAACAGCTGAGAGCGTTATAAAGAATAATGGTGAAGTGATTAGCAAAGAGGCGGCTAAGCAAAACTCTAAAAGCAGTAACGCTGGTGAACTTGAGCAGTTAGTAAAAGAGGGGACGGCGGCACAATCAACTAAGGTTGCGAAAAGTATTTCGATTCAGCAAACACCACCTATTATCAAGCAAGAAAGTGAAAATGTTGAGCAACTTGTACGTAATAAGGAATTACTACTATCTGGTGCAGATGGTGAATCAGGTATTGCTGAAGTTGAACAGAAAACGGCTAGCTCTCAGTCAGCAAATAACAAACAAACGGTTAATATCCAAGGTGAAGCTGTTAAAGTAGCGGTTGAAACGCCAGTAAAAAGTAATACTGATAATACCGTTAGTCAAGAAAGCTCAGATAGCGAAATTTCTGCTGTAGTGACCGCGGAAAATAATAGTGAACGAAAAACCTCAGCTTCGACAACTCAGCGCAGCACTAATCAAACAATAGCGGCTAATAATGTAATGGCACAGCAAAATAGCCAACAACAGACGTCGTCAGAGCAATCTTCAAATCAGTTTTTGCAGCAGCAATCTGGAAAAGAAAGTAATGAACAGCTTATTGAACAGACATTAAATGTAAATAAAGCGCAGGCTACTAGTGAAACTTCTCCCGCGATGCCGGCAAAACCGTCTGTTATCAATGAGCCAAGTGCCAGTCATTTAGGGCAACATGCAACTGTGATGGCTGAAGAGCACATGTTCCAGCATACCATGGCAAAAGAGCATGCGGATTCTATCTCAGTGCAGTCGGCGAAAACAGCCGTACAAATACACAATGAAACTATCGCTATTTATCGTAAAGATTTTTCAAGTGCGGTTAAAGATAAAGTGATGGTGATGATCAACCAGAAAATCAAACAACTGGATATTCGCCTTGATCCACCAGAACTTGGTAGCATGCAAGTGCGTTTGAATTTGCAAAATGAACAAGCAGCTGTGAATTTTGTCGTGCAGAATCAGCAAGCAAAAGAAGCGATTGAACAAAATATCCATAAATTAAGAGAGATGCTTTCTGATAGCGGTGTTGATGTCGGTGACACCAATATTGAACAACGGCAACAACAAGGTGCTGAGCAGAGCTTTGCTGGTCAGCAAACTATGGAAGGGGATCATGGTGTTGAAGGGGAGTTACATGACGAGACTATGGTTAGATCTCAGGTGAATTTGTATAAAGCTTCAGCAACTGGTGTTGATTACTACGTATAA
- the fliJ gene encoding flagellar export protein FliJ yields the protein MSMKQLDTLFKFESDKEQKAAQQLQMAERDYQENLTRLESVGAFRLEYMKRLDQRSIAGIDSATYRHFHAFVAKLDNAAEQVKVAIRQAKSLVEQRRQQWLTQRQKVQAVELLRESKRKQMQKIAAKQEQNMFDEIATQQYIRRRNSRFA from the coding sequence ATGTCGATGAAGCAACTTGATACCTTATTTAAGTTCGAGTCAGATAAAGAACAAAAAGCGGCGCAGCAACTGCAAATGGCTGAACGTGATTATCAGGAAAACCTCACCCGCCTGGAAAGCGTTGGTGCATTTCGTCTGGAATATATGAAACGTTTAGATCAACGCTCAATTGCGGGTATTGATAGCGCGACCTACCGTCATTTCCATGCTTTTGTTGCGAAACTGGATAATGCTGCTGAGCAAGTGAAAGTCGCTATCAGGCAAGCAAAATCTTTAGTTGAACAGCGCCGGCAGCAGTGGTTAACGCAGCGGCAAAAGGTTCAGGCGGTTGAATTATTGCGCGAGAGTAAACGTAAACAAATGCAAAAAATAGCGGCAAAACAAGAACAAAATATGTTTGATGAAATTGCTACTCAGCAATATATCCGACGAAGAAACTCCCGATTTGCATAA
- the fliI gene encoding flagellar protein export ATPase FliI, which translates to MIDVQRINQRLTNCQQFIHPHRVSVAGRLVRVVGLTLEAVGVKAHVGSQCLVETAHGDLIAEVVGFSNEITFLMPEQSLQGVLPGARVVPLATKTRLPLSMDLLGRVVDGVGKPLDGKGPIKHAEDYQYNSKPINPLARRAISEPLDVGVRSINSFLTIGQGQRMGLFAGSGVGKSVLMGMMTRGTTADVIVVGLVGERGREVKEFIEEILGEQGRARSVVVAAPADNSPLMRLKGCETAVQISEYFRDQGLNVLLLIDSVTRYAQAQREIALAVGEPPATKGYPPSVFSKLPQLVERAGNGGDGQGSITAFFTVLTEGDDLQDPIADAARAILDGHVVLSRELSEAGHYPAVDIEASISRVMPMVTSEEHQELARQLKQVYSLYQQNKDLISIGAYSKGSDPRIDQAIQLLPVINFFLQQKMNEVIPYDQSLVQLQEIQSAAQAHAQNQHSAEH; encoded by the coding sequence ATGATCGATGTTCAACGAATTAATCAACGATTAACAAATTGCCAGCAGTTTATTCACCCTCATAGAGTGTCTGTTGCTGGTCGTTTAGTGCGTGTGGTTGGTCTGACACTAGAAGCGGTTGGTGTTAAAGCGCATGTTGGTAGTCAGTGTCTGGTGGAAACGGCGCACGGGGATCTGATCGCCGAAGTCGTTGGCTTTTCGAATGAAATTACTTTTTTAATGCCAGAACAAAGTTTGCAGGGCGTTTTGCCTGGCGCCCGAGTCGTGCCGTTAGCAACGAAAACCCGGTTGCCTTTATCGATGGATTTATTAGGCCGAGTGGTTGATGGTGTTGGTAAACCGCTCGATGGCAAAGGACCGATTAAGCATGCAGAAGATTATCAGTACAACAGTAAACCGATAAACCCATTAGCTCGGCGTGCGATTTCAGAGCCTTTAGATGTTGGTGTCAGGTCAATTAACAGTTTTTTGACTATAGGACAGGGACAACGTATGGGACTTTTTGCTGGTTCAGGAGTTGGTAAAAGTGTCTTAATGGGCATGATGACCCGAGGGACGACTGCGGATGTGATTGTGGTTGGTTTAGTGGGTGAACGTGGACGGGAAGTAAAAGAATTTATCGAAGAAATTTTAGGTGAGCAGGGGCGAGCACGCTCTGTAGTGGTAGCGGCGCCTGCTGATAATTCACCGCTGATGCGCTTAAAAGGTTGTGAAACTGCAGTGCAAATTAGTGAGTATTTTCGTGACCAGGGATTAAATGTTTTATTGCTTATTGATTCTGTTACCCGTTACGCACAGGCACAGCGGGAAATTGCGTTAGCGGTTGGTGAGCCACCAGCGACTAAGGGGTATCCGCCGTCAGTATTTTCTAAATTACCGCAGTTGGTTGAACGTGCGGGTAATGGTGGTGATGGACAAGGCTCGATCACCGCATTTTTTACTGTGTTAACCGAAGGTGACGATCTGCAAGACCCTATAGCTGATGCGGCGCGAGCGATATTAGATGGTCATGTGGTGTTGTCACGAGAATTATCCGAGGCGGGACATTATCCAGCGGTGGATATTGAAGCGTCTATTAGTCGGGTAATGCCTATGGTGACCAGTGAGGAGCACCAGGAATTAGCCCGTCAATTAAAACAAGTGTATTCGCTCTATCAGCAAAACAAAGATTTAATTTCTATCGGCGCTTATAGTAAAGGCAGCGATCCGCGCATCGATCAGGCAATTCAGCTATTACCGGTAATTAACTTCTTTTTACAACAAAAAATGAATGAAGTGATCCCTTATGATCAAAGCTTAGTGCAACTACAGGAGATACAGTCTGCCGCACAAGCTCATGCACAGAATCAGCATAGCGCTGAACATTAG
- the fliH gene encoding flagellar assembly protein FliH has product MKNFNSVNQTDKIVKVAEQDELDVWSLPSVEQEIDESDVATNALGKKPTWRYEPPEEVEEEIVPLTADEIEQIRQAAYDEGFNQGKEEGFATGFDEGKKSGHEEGVKLGHQEGVEAGLAEGQATIEQLAQQWQTLTEQLHQPLAQVEQNIEQQLLHLVVQLTEAITLEEAKTNPAILISAISAGMKALPSHDVQTQILLHPEDIKLVEQQFTSEYVEEQGWRLMAAPQLDRGSCQIENSTSNIDLSIKSRIREVLDSFLQDALHQ; this is encoded by the coding sequence ATGAAAAATTTTAACTCTGTTAATCAAACCGACAAGATAGTTAAGGTTGCTGAACAAGATGAGCTTGATGTCTGGTCTTTACCATCCGTTGAGCAGGAAATTGACGAATCTGATGTTGCGACTAATGCGTTAGGTAAAAAACCAACCTGGCGTTATGAGCCTCCCGAAGAAGTTGAAGAAGAAATCGTGCCGTTAACTGCGGATGAGATCGAACAAATTCGTCAGGCCGCTTATGATGAAGGTTTTAATCAGGGTAAAGAAGAAGGCTTTGCCACAGGGTTTGACGAAGGGAAAAAATCTGGCCATGAAGAAGGTGTGAAACTTGGCCATCAAGAAGGAGTAGAAGCCGGACTGGCGGAAGGTCAAGCGACTATTGAACAATTAGCGCAACAATGGCAGACATTAACTGAGCAGTTACATCAGCCTTTAGCTCAAGTTGAGCAAAATATTGAACAACAGTTATTGCATTTAGTGGTACAGCTTACTGAAGCCATTACCTTAGAAGAAGCGAAAACCAATCCGGCTATTTTAATTTCGGCCATTTCTGCCGGAATGAAAGCCTTGCCGAGCCATGATGTGCAAACACAAATATTACTGCACCCTGAAGATATTAAATTAGTTGAACAACAGTTTACCTCAGAATATGTTGAGGAGCAGGGATGGCGGCTAATGGCTGCACCGCAACTGGATCGCGGTAGCTGTCAAATTGAAAATAGCACTTCCAATATCGATCTCTCGATAAAATCTCGTATCCGAGAAGTCTTGGACTCATTTTTGCAAGATGCATTACATCAATAA
- the fliG gene encoding flagellar motor switch protein FliG: MSDESQELAPIKSGFDVDKLDGSEKAAILLLSLSEEDAAQILKHLEPKQVQQVGMIMAAMEDFTQEKITAVHKLFINEIQNFSTIGFQSEEFVRKALTAALGEDKAGNLIDQIVMGGGAKGLDSLKWMDSKQVANIIRNEHPQIQTIVLSYLEPEQSAEIMSQFAEKTRLDLMMRIANLEEVQPAALQELNEIMEKQFAGQAGAQAAKMGGLKAAADIMNYLDTNIEGMLMDSIREHDEEMSQQIQDLMFVFENLADVDDRGIQAILREVQQDALMKAIKGADDTLKDKIMSNMSKRAAEMMEDDLEAMGPVRISEVEAAQKEILSVARRLSDAGEIMLGGAGGGDEFL, encoded by the coding sequence ATGAGTGATGAATCCCAAGAATTAGCACCAATCAAATCAGGTTTTGATGTCGATAAACTTGATGGCTCAGAAAAAGCGGCAATTTTATTGCTGAGCTTATCTGAAGAAGATGCTGCACAAATCTTAAAACATCTTGAACCTAAGCAGGTACAGCAGGTTGGGATGATCATGGCGGCGATGGAGGATTTTACTCAAGAAAAAATCACCGCTGTCCATAAGCTATTTATTAATGAAATTCAAAACTTTAGTACCATAGGTTTCCAAAGTGAAGAGTTTGTTCGTAAAGCATTAACCGCGGCATTAGGTGAAGATAAAGCGGGTAACCTTATCGATCAAATCGTTATGGGTGGTGGCGCTAAAGGCCTAGATTCCTTGAAATGGATGGACTCTAAGCAAGTGGCTAATATCATTCGTAATGAGCATCCACAGATCCAAACTATCGTCCTGTCATACTTAGAGCCGGAACAATCGGCTGAGATCATGAGTCAGTTTGCCGAGAAAACGCGCTTAGATTTAATGATGCGCATTGCTAATCTGGAAGAAGTACAACCTGCCGCACTACAAGAGTTGAATGAGATTATGGAAAAACAATTTGCCGGTCAAGCCGGGGCACAAGCAGCGAAAATGGGCGGCTTGAAAGCTGCTGCTGATATTATGAACTATCTGGATACCAATATTGAAGGTATGTTGATGGATTCTATCCGTGAACATGATGAAGAAATGAGTCAGCAAATCCAAGACTTGATGTTTGTCTTTGAAAACCTTGCCGATGTTGATGATCGTGGTATTCAGGCGATATTGCGTGAAGTGCAACAAGATGCCTTGATGAAAGCGATAAAAGGTGCCGATGATACGCTGAAAGATAAGATCATGAGCAATATGTCGAAACGAGCGGCTGAAATGATGGAAGATGATCTGGAAGCCATGGGACCTGTACGTATCAGTGAAGTGGAAGCGGCGCAAAAAGAAATTCTTTCGGTTGCGCGTCGACTTTCTGACGCAGGTGAAATTATGCTTGGTGGCGCAGGTGGCGGCGATGAGTTCTTATAA